From Coffea arabica cultivar ET-39 chromosome 2e, Coffea Arabica ET-39 HiFi, whole genome shotgun sequence, the proteins below share one genomic window:
- the LOC113732665 gene encoding DNA damage-repair/toleration protein DRT102-like has translation MAQEPATRKLKIIAGADSFGCTLKDNLVSQLRDLSIEVEDLGTNKYYSVGEEIGRRVSQASANPDSSVETRGLVACGTGVGVGIFANKFPGVYAATCVTPEEAHNARSINNCNVLAVSGMLTEPDAAKKILQNFLDTPFKSPCPAFGSNPWPAEIETFLENSVSEMSGIGKSEEKVDVPCDLCSLLKNRKEGDFTPVDIMPGASMKIIRENPTSAIVRFKAGAMEPAHHHTFGHDLVVTKGSKRVWNLTKGTKYDLVAGDYLFTPAGDVHRVKYFEDTEFFIKWDGHWDIFLDEDLAAAHAAAEKDAN, from the coding sequence ATGGCACAAGAACCCGCCACCAGAAAGCTCAAAATCATCGCCGGAGCCGACTCCTTCGGCTGCACACTCAAAGACAACTTAGTCTCCCAACTCCGCGATCTCAGCATCGAAGTCGAAGACCTCGGCACCAACAAATACTACTCCGTCGGTGAAGAAATCGGCCGACGCGTCAGCCAAGCCTCGGCTAACCCGGACTCATCAGTCGAAACCCGTGGCCTGGTCGCTTGTGGCACCGGCGTCGGCGTAGGCATCTTCGCGAATAAATTCCCCGGCGTCTACGCCGCAACGTGTGTCACCCCAGAAGAAGCCCACAACGCCCGATCAATCAATAACTGCAATGTCCTCGCCGTCTCCGGCATGTTGACGGAGCCCGATGCCGCGAAAAAGATTCTCCAGAATTTTCTAGATACTCCGTTCAAATCTCCCTGCCCTGCCTTCGGGTCGAACCCCTGGCCGGCTGAAATCGAAACATTTTTGGAGAATTCCGTCTCAGAAATGTCAGGAATAGGAAAATCGGAGGAGAAGGTAGATGTTCCGTGTGACTTATGCTCATTGCTGAAGAATCGGAAGGAGGGGGATTTTACTCCCGTGGATATAATGCCCGGGGCGTCGATGAAGATCATCAGGGAGAATCCAACATCGGCTATAGTTCGATTTAAGGCCGGGGCGATGGAGCCGGCGCATCATCACACATTTGGGCATGATCTGGTGGTGACCAAGGGGAGCAAGAGGGTGTGGAACTTGACTAAAGGGACGAAGTATGATTTGGTTGCGGGAGATTACTTGTTTACCCCTGCTGGTGATGTGCATAGAGTCAAGTATTTTGAGGATACCGAGTTCTTCATCAAGTGGGATGGGCATTGGGATATCTTCCTGGATGAGGATCTTGCTGCTGCCCATGCTGCTGCAGAAAAGGATGCAAATTAG
- the LOC113732666 gene encoding zeta-carotene desaturase, chloroplastic/chromoplastic yields the protein MACSSASICYPGTSATGGGGNNRALLTGSGPAGVLISGRRLGVSTQLRCRSSIVRSDLDSNVSDMRNNAPKGLFPPEPEHYRGPKLKVAIIGAGLAGMSTAVELLDQGHEVDIYESHSFIGGKVGSFVDKRGNHIEMGLHVFFGCYNNLFRLMKKVGADKNLLVKDHTHTFVNKGGEIGELDFRFPVGAPLHGINAFLSTNQLKIYDKARNAVALALSPVVRALVDPDGALREIRDLDRISFSDWFLSKGGTRASIQRMWDPVAYALGFIDCDNISARCMLTIFALFATKTEASLLRMLKGSPDVYLSGPIKKYIMDKGGRFHLRWGCREVLYEKSPDGDTYVTGLLISKATERKVVKADVYVAACDVPGIKRLVPQKWREWEFFDNIYKLVGVPVVTVQLRYNGWVTELQDLERSRQLRRAAGLDNLLYTPDADFSCFADLALASPEDYYLEGQGSLLQCVLTPGDPYMPLPNDEIINRVAKQVLALFPSSQGLEVTWSSVVKIGQSLYHEGPGKDPFRPDQKTPVKNFFLAGSYTKQDYIDSMEGATLSGRQASAYICDAGEELVTLRKKIVAAESSETTEAAITSDELSLV from the exons ATGGCTTGTTCATCTGCTTCTATTTGTTATCCTGGGACATCAGCTACTGGTGGAGGAGGGAATAACAGGGCTCTTCTTACCGGCTCTGGGCCAGCCGGAGTTTTAATATCCGGTCGCCGGCTGGGGGTGTCTACTCAGTTGAGGTGTAGGAGCTCGATTGTTCGGTCTGATTTGGACTCTAATGTCTCTGACATGAGGAATAATG CTCCAAAAGGCTTATTTCCACCAGAACCTGAACATTATCGTGGACCAAAGTTAAAAGTAGCAATTATTGGAGCTGGGCTTGCTGGCATGTCAACTGCAGTGGAGCTTTTGGATCAAGGCCATGAG GTGGATATTTATGAATCACATTCTTTTATTGGTGGTAAAGTAGGTTCTTTTGTTGATAAACGAGGAAATCACATTGAAATGGGACTGCATGTCTTCTTTGGTTGCTACAACAACCTTTTCCGCCTGATGAAAAAG GTAGGTGCTGATAAAAATTTGCTCGTGAAGGATCATACTCACACATTTGTTAACAAAGGGGGTGAAATTGGTG AACTTGATTTCCGCTTTCCAGTTGGGGCACCTTTACATGGAATTAATGCATTCTTGTCTACCAATCAGCTAAAG ATTTATGATAAGGCAAGAAATGCCGTGGCTCTCGCGCTTAGTCCAGTTGTACGGGCTCTGGTTGATCCTGATGGAGCGCTGAGGGAGATACGGGATTTAGACAGG ATAAGCTTCTCAGATTGGTTCTTATCCAAAGGAGGGACTCGCGCAAGTATACAGAGGATGTGGGATCCTGTTGCATATGCTCTTGGATTCATTGACTGTGATAATATCAGTGCTCGTTGTATGCTTACCATATTTGCATTGTTTGCCACCAAAACTGAGGCTTCCCTACTACGGATGCTGAAAGGTTCTCCTGATGTTTATCTGAGTGGCcctattaaaaaatatatcatGGACAAAGGAGGCAG ATTCCATCTTAGGTGGGGATGCAGAGAGGTACTCTATGAGAAATCTCCTGATGGAGACACATATGTCACTGGGCTTTTAATTTCCAAG GCTACTGAAAGAAAAGTTGTAAAAGCTGATGTTTATGTTGCAG CATGTGATGTCCCTGGGATTAAAAGATTAGTTCCTCAGAAGTGGAGGGAGTGGGAATTTTTTGACAATATCTATAAACTGGTTGGAGTTCCTGTTGTTACTGTGCAACTGAGATACAATGGTTGGGTTACTGAGTTACAGGATTTGGAACGTTCAAG GCAATTAAGACGAGCTGCAGGTCTAGATAATCTCCTCTACACACCGGATGCAGATTTCTCTTGCTTTGCGGACCTTGCACTTGCATCTCCAGAAGATTATTACCTAGAAGGCCAGGGTTCGTTGCTCCA GTGTGTACTAACTCCTGGGGACCCTTACATGCCCCTACCTAATGATGAAATCATAAACAGAGTTGCAAAGCAG GTTTTGGCTTTATTCCCCTCTTCCCAAGGTCTGGAGGTTACTTGGTCATCTGTTGTGAAAATTGGGCAGTCGTTATACCATGAAGGACCTGGTAAAGATCCATTTAGACCAGATCAAAAGACACCAGTGAAAAATTTTTTCCTTGCTGGTTCATACACAAAACAG GATTATATAGATAGTATGGAGGGAGCAACACTGTCAGGTAGACAAGCTTCGGCTTACATATGCGATGCTGGAGAAGAGTTGGTGACCCTACGGAAGAAAATCGTGGCAGCTGAATCCAGCGAAACGACAGAAGCTGCTATTACATCTGACGAGTTGAGTCTCGTGTGA
- the LOC113729608 gene encoding uncharacterized protein, which yields MYWYLMILNMLRSWLKRHGASIRMLKKLLLMRQKRRERRRKQRMAQSILMLRKAMMMMLLMKQIVMMQTPNQKQRKMLLPQLRKMLKTSCRKVRASAVVGPTCCCEEELCWQLSSRHFPFFVWLLAVELLFREKRYFWLLAVELAFGCRIGFWLLALSIFVLCTVEKWLKKKVATTVTKLLLATFLQENHLVAFDRLW from the exons ATGTATTGGTATCTGATGATCCTGAATATGCTAAGAAGTTGGCTGAAGAGACATGGGGCAAGCATAAGGAT GCTGAAAAAGCTGCTTTTGATGAGgcagaaaagaagagagaggaggag GAAGCAAAGGATGGCCCAGTCGATTCTGAT GCTGAGGAAGgcgatgatgatgatgctgcTGATGAAACAGATAGTGATGATGCAGACGCCAAATCAGAAACAAAGGAAGATGTTACTGCCGCAGCTGAGGAAAATGTTAAA GACGAGCTGTAGGAAAGTACGTGCGAGTGCTGTGGTTGGCCCAACATGCTGCTGCGAAGAAGAGCTTTGTTGGCAATTGAGCTCTCgacattttccatttttcgttTGGCTTTTAGCTGTAGAATTGTTGTTTAGGGAAAAAAGATATTTTTGGCTTTTGGCTGTAGAATTGGCTTTTGGCTGTAGAATTGGCTTTTGGCTTTTGGCTTTGAGTATCTTTGTGCTTTGTACCGTTGAAaaatggttgaaaaaaaaagtagcaaCTACAGTCACAAAGCTGCTTTTGGCAACTTTCTTGCAAGAAAATCATTTAGTTGCATTTGATCGTCTTTGGTAA